Proteins encoded within one genomic window of Geotalea daltonii FRC-32:
- the ettA gene encoding energy-dependent translational throttle protein EttA, whose amino-acid sequence MNVIDVVGLEKSFGARKVIDHITFAIGEDEKIGLIGRNGAGKSTLLMILGGLEDSEGGVIATKRGATTGYLSQEPALDLDLTVAEEIERGLKEIRQAMAEFNELSARMASGSPDIDRLLNRQGELSGWIEHHGGWNTDYRVAEIMTHLQLPEPDQRIAELSGGTKRRVALAKLLLEAPDLLMLDEPTNHLDADTTQWLQEYLKSYPGAVLLITHDRYFLDQVATRMLELDEGVISSFSGGYTSYLEQKEQQLLQEEHSRSRLLNLLRVETAWIRRGAKARSTKQKARIDRYQALQEKNVVPQAKDSRIAFTTEETLGGTVLEFHALTKSFGPRILLSDLTFLMKRGDRIGIIGPNGCGKSTLLKMIMGEECPDKGSVIIGKKTRIAYFDQARDILDPEQAIYDFLGEGDYVQVGPDKRHKIGYLEDFLFSASDRRRKIGTLSGGEKSRLIMARLMLQDANLLILDEPTNDLDIPTLQLLDESLSSFPGCVLMVTHDRFFLDKVATGILAFEGNGRAVFYEGNYTQYRERREQARLEEKVESRKEERKPGKPVYAEPKAKKGLTYGERIELEKLELVIEDLEQQKSALEAMLADPLHYEQAEGGIAGISARYTGVERELADKYGRWEELELKKEGNS is encoded by the coding sequence ATGAATGTTATAGATGTCGTTGGTCTGGAAAAGAGTTTCGGTGCCAGGAAGGTCATTGACCATATCACTTTTGCCATTGGGGAAGATGAAAAGATCGGTCTCATCGGCAGAAACGGTGCCGGTAAATCAACCCTGCTCATGATCCTCGGGGGGCTGGAGGATAGTGAAGGCGGAGTTATAGCCACTAAACGTGGCGCAACAACCGGTTATTTGTCCCAAGAACCGGCACTGGACCTGGATTTGACCGTGGCCGAGGAGATCGAGCGTGGACTGAAAGAAATACGTCAGGCCATGGCAGAGTTCAATGAGCTGTCTGCTCGAATGGCGAGCGGCTCCCCGGATATTGACCGCCTTTTGAACAGACAGGGGGAGCTTTCCGGCTGGATAGAGCATCACGGGGGGTGGAACACCGACTACCGGGTTGCGGAAATAATGACCCATCTGCAGCTTCCCGAACCGGACCAGCGGATCGCTGAACTTTCCGGCGGCACCAAGCGACGGGTGGCTTTGGCCAAGTTGCTTCTCGAGGCGCCCGACCTGCTCATGCTGGACGAACCCACCAACCATTTGGATGCGGATACCACCCAATGGCTGCAGGAATATCTCAAGAGTTATCCGGGGGCGGTACTGCTCATTACCCACGACAGGTATTTTCTCGATCAGGTGGCAACCCGGATGCTGGAGCTGGATGAAGGGGTGATTTCCTCATTCAGCGGCGGCTATACCAGCTATTTGGAACAGAAGGAGCAGCAGCTTCTTCAGGAAGAACATTCACGTTCGCGTCTTTTGAACCTGCTGCGTGTGGAAACCGCCTGGATCAGGCGCGGGGCCAAGGCAAGATCCACCAAACAGAAGGCCCGCATCGACCGCTATCAAGCCCTGCAGGAAAAGAACGTCGTCCCGCAGGCAAAGGACAGCAGGATCGCCTTCACCACCGAGGAAACCCTTGGCGGAACAGTCCTGGAATTTCACGCTCTCACCAAATCATTCGGTCCGCGGATACTGCTTTCAGACCTGACATTCCTGATGAAGCGGGGGGATCGCATCGGCATCATCGGTCCTAATGGTTGTGGCAAGAGCACCCTGTTGAAGATGATCATGGGGGAGGAGTGTCCCGATAAGGGCTCCGTCATCATCGGCAAAAAGACGCGCATAGCTTATTTCGATCAGGCCCGTGACATACTCGACCCTGAGCAGGCGATTTATGATTTTCTCGGCGAAGGGGATTACGTGCAGGTCGGTCCGGACAAACGCCATAAAATCGGCTACCTGGAGGACTTTCTCTTTTCTGCCTCCGATCGAAGACGTAAAATCGGCACCCTTTCCGGGGGAGAGAAAAGCCGCCTCATAATGGCAAGGCTGATGCTTCAGGATGCCAACCTGCTTATTCTCGATGAGCCGACCAATGATCTGGACATTCCCACCTTGCAGCTGCTTGACGAGTCGCTGTCCAGTTTCCCTGGCTGTGTCCTGATGGTTACCCACGATCGTTTCTTTTTGGACAAGGTAGCCACCGGCATCCTTGCTTTTGAAGGAAACGGCAGGGCCGTCTTTTACGAGGGAAACTACACCCAGTATCGTGAGCGCAGGGAGCAGGCACGGCTGGAAGAGAAGGTCGAAAGCAGGAAAGAGGAGCGGAAGCCAGGTAAACCCGTTTATGCTGAACCTAAGGCAAAAAAGGGACTCACCTATGGCGAGCGGATCGAGCTGGAAAAGCTGGAACTGGTGATTGAGGATCTGGAGCAGCAAAAGTCGGCCCTGGAGGCAATGCTTGCCGATCCACTGCATTATGAGCAGGCCGAAGGGGGTATTGCCGGAATTTCAGCCCGCTATACCGGGGTGGAGCGTGAACTGGCCGACAAATATGGACGCTGGGAAGAGCTTGAACTGAAGAAAGAAGGTAACAGCTGA
- a CDS encoding cytochrome c3 family protein codes for MKYCRLMFLLFTLLLGGCGSDKTSQNGSTFAASEKCIDCHNTSQAISSVTGAKINDEWARSAHGTLHGASCIDCHGSGNGHPNTCGSCHGGSTTAGLEFYNPEKAGMCGKCHNATTGYDARKSYAGLPLNTQSAHFNNMTGYEYPASFVSYNYVNNCRKCHNPHDTSTLITYNKDWSRSGHGTTLGLENPNETSAPIQYDFRNISREEVDFKTAGSFGPASQQWSDNSTGTASATYNSGCLRCHTSTGFINYVKSGFTNLSPFGPADPKTGKPYRLDDYMNLPSATFSALRSRLSSDKTRELTNCDVCHDDGKGNTYNFKLRKVPQTLIYANYSGRPASKITRAVRSVVTFDDAGDSNLCVACHSGRLVGNTIKMADLRGIDWASTGRIVNHFRGAAQMLYQKGGFEFYTSAAMYSSDKFSHRYIGMNQTAPNGKGPFAGDSRGHGPCIGCHLNSNGSDGATSHTFLPVNREASNTYLHDVRNPALPITAITSRACATCHTGSNAWTPAKLQAEKDDFRAAVEAFRQVLAFALDVRLTRVDFDTQGRVPTSSNWYGTNTTGQIIQPWLRSASTNETVPGSGFIDPVDGGSPKLIRKAAYNMGATYNWFMFYYDPGAFAHNPAYAKRLMYDSIDWLDDGLLNSSVSTTFNGTLHGLNDDLTLSTKLGATTWQRAYNYLLAESGGGRPVP; via the coding sequence ATGAAATATTGCCGATTAATGTTCCTGTTATTCACACTGTTATTGGGTGGCTGCGGAAGTGATAAAACCAGTCAGAATGGGTCAACCTTTGCTGCCTCGGAAAAATGCATTGACTGCCACAATACATCACAGGCTATTTCATCCGTTACCGGTGCAAAAATCAATGATGAGTGGGCACGGTCGGCACACGGGACACTTCATGGAGCCAGCTGCATCGACTGCCACGGCAGCGGCAACGGCCATCCAAACACCTGCGGCAGCTGCCACGGCGGCTCGACAACGGCCGGGCTTGAATTCTACAACCCTGAAAAAGCCGGCATGTGTGGCAAATGCCATAATGCAACAACCGGCTACGATGCTCGCAAGAGTTACGCCGGTCTGCCGCTTAACACACAGAGCGCCCATTTCAACAACATGACCGGCTATGAGTACCCGGCATCCTTTGTTTCTTATAATTATGTAAACAACTGCCGCAAGTGCCATAATCCTCACGACACCAGTACCTTGATCACGTACAACAAGGACTGGTCGCGCAGCGGGCATGGCACTACTCTTGGCCTGGAAAATCCAAATGAAACGAGTGCCCCCATCCAATACGATTTCCGTAACATTTCCCGGGAGGAAGTCGATTTCAAGACCGCAGGTTCGTTCGGTCCGGCATCGCAGCAGTGGAGCGATAATTCTACAGGCACAGCCAGCGCCACTTACAACTCCGGCTGTCTCCGCTGCCACACCTCGACCGGTTTCATCAATTATGTCAAATCGGGATTTACCAATCTCAGTCCCTTTGGACCCGCCGATCCTAAAACCGGAAAGCCATATCGGCTTGACGATTATATGAACCTGCCAAGCGCCACCTTTTCCGCCCTTAGAAGCAGGCTTTCATCAGACAAGACGAGGGAGTTGACCAACTGCGACGTCTGTCATGACGACGGCAAGGGGAACACCTACAATTTCAAATTGCGCAAAGTGCCCCAAACCCTCATCTATGCCAACTACTCCGGAAGGCCGGCAAGTAAAATAACTCGTGCCGTTCGGTCTGTAGTGACATTCGATGATGCGGGAGATTCCAACCTGTGCGTCGCCTGCCACTCAGGGCGGCTTGTGGGTAATACCATCAAGATGGCCGACTTAAGGGGTATCGATTGGGCGAGTACCGGAAGGATCGTCAACCATTTCCGTGGCGCAGCCCAGATGCTCTATCAAAAAGGTGGCTTCGAGTTCTATACCAGCGCCGCCATGTACTCAAGCGACAAGTTTTCCCATCGCTACATCGGCATGAATCAGACAGCACCGAACGGCAAAGGGCCTTTCGCCGGCGACAGCCGCGGCCATGGTCCCTGCATTGGCTGTCACCTGAACAGCAATGGCTCCGACGGCGCCACGTCCCATACATTCCTGCCCGTCAATCGCGAAGCAAGCAACACCTATCTGCATGATGTCAGGAATCCGGCCCTGCCGATCACAGCGATAACCAGCAGAGCCTGCGCCACCTGCCATACCGGTTCCAATGCCTGGACACCGGCAAAACTGCAAGCGGAAAAGGATGATTTCCGCGCCGCAGTTGAAGCCTTCAGACAGGTACTAGCCTTTGCTCTCGACGTCCGCCTGACAAGAGTGGATTTCGATACCCAGGGACGGGTTCCCACCTCCAGCAACTGGTACGGGACCAACACTACAGGCCAGATCATTCAGCCCTGGCTGCGTTCTGCCAGTACCAACGAGACCGTCCCCGGCTCCGGCTTCATCGATCCGGTTGACGGCGGAAGTCCGAAGTTAATACGTAAAGCCGCCTATAACATGGGAGCAACCTACAACTGGTTCATGTTTTATTACGACCCCGGTGCTTTTGCCCATAATCCCGCCTACGCCAAAAGGCTCATGTATGATTCCATAGACTGGCTCGATGATGGTTTGTTGAATAGCAGCGTCAGCACCACGTTCAATGGAACTCTTCACGGCTTGAACGACGATCTTACGCTCAGCACCAAGCTCGGCGCCACCACATGGCAACGAGCATATAACTACCTGTTGGCTGAATCCGGTGGAGGACGACCGGTGCCATAG
- a CDS encoding methyl-accepting chemotaxis protein, whose protein sequence is MKLSYRLVGSFLIMALIVALTGAFGSWSMKRVGDQIQNIMQNLASQQKLVLLMGVTQKYCHVSLMQAAMVRAEKDKFEEYAEDYRMKRDLFRSQCEIMLKGNAKLGIKPAKAGSVIEQRTNAALASWEEFEKIADELLAHKEGLLKGVKPGVVDQAAMAALADNRLNKLAQEDIADAIEKAKADTDDLLLEVGTQMTKADKQVHEIQSTSVIAFVVVIIAAVILGILLGIKTTRNIVTRIHSMAKALDEGADGNLTTRVAVDSGDELGKLGADFNVMAAKLSVVVGKVNRSAAELTSISGTINESSQKVVDTARIQADSVNNTSAAISQINTSVKGVARGVDSLSLSASESSSSILEMAASVEEVAQNVETLSHSVEDVSSSITQMAASIKQIGNGVVSLLDVATSTASSVMEMDSTIKQVERNAMETAAISDEVRKDAETGKEAVEATIEGIDEIKRSSRITYEVIDTLSGRTTDIGAILSVIDEVAEQTNLLALNAAIIAAQAGEHGKGFAVVADEIKELAERTSSSTREIAMVIKAVQDETHRAVKAMEQAEKSIADGELLSRKSGEALNKIVTGVQKATEQVDEIARATVEQAKGSQMIREAMEQVSEMVEQIAKATREQGQGSELIMTAVEKMKALTGQVRSSTREQSKVGSFIAKSTENITDMIQQIKRACDEQNRGSEQIVVAVEDIQQSTHINLEATGAMNEAVSGLFRQIEVLRKEMDMFKVDEEEVTELEETA, encoded by the coding sequence ATGAAACTCAGTTATCGCCTGGTTGGCTCCTTTCTGATCATGGCCCTGATTGTCGCCTTGACCGGCGCCTTTGGCTCATGGAGTATGAAAAGGGTGGGGGATCAGATCCAGAACATCATGCAGAACCTGGCAAGCCAGCAGAAACTTGTCCTGCTCATGGGAGTGACCCAGAAATACTGCCATGTGAGCCTGATGCAGGCCGCCATGGTTCGCGCCGAAAAGGACAAATTCGAGGAATATGCCGAAGACTATCGCATGAAGCGGGATTTGTTTCGCAGCCAGTGCGAAATCATGCTGAAAGGAAATGCCAAACTCGGCATCAAGCCTGCCAAGGCAGGAAGTGTTATTGAGCAACGAACCAACGCCGCCCTTGCCAGCTGGGAAGAGTTCGAGAAAATAGCTGACGAACTTCTGGCTCACAAGGAGGGCCTGCTGAAAGGCGTGAAGCCTGGTGTCGTAGATCAGGCAGCAATGGCTGCCCTGGCTGACAACAGGCTCAACAAGCTTGCCCAGGAAGATATTGCCGATGCGATTGAAAAGGCAAAGGCCGACACTGATGATCTGCTCCTTGAGGTCGGAACGCAGATGACCAAGGCGGACAAGCAGGTTCATGAGATTCAGAGCACTTCGGTGATCGCCTTTGTCGTTGTGATTATCGCAGCGGTCATTCTCGGTATACTCCTGGGTATCAAAACCACAAGGAATATCGTTACGCGCATCCATTCAATGGCAAAAGCACTTGATGAAGGTGCAGATGGAAATCTTACCACAAGGGTAGCTGTTGATTCCGGCGACGAGTTGGGAAAACTTGGTGCGGATTTCAACGTCATGGCTGCAAAACTCTCCGTGGTGGTCGGTAAAGTCAATCGATCTGCTGCCGAGCTCACCTCTATCTCCGGTACCATAAATGAGTCATCCCAGAAGGTTGTCGATACTGCCAGAATACAGGCTGACAGTGTCAACAACACTTCTGCGGCTATTTCCCAGATAAATACCTCGGTCAAAGGGGTTGCCAGGGGGGTGGACAGCCTGTCCCTTTCCGCCTCCGAAAGCTCTTCCTCTATTCTCGAAATGGCCGCCAGTGTCGAAGAGGTTGCCCAGAATGTTGAAACACTTTCCCATTCCGTTGAGGATGTGAGTTCTTCCATCACCCAGATGGCCGCATCCATCAAGCAGATCGGCAACGGGGTGGTGAGCCTTCTCGATGTGGCCACGTCAACTGCTTCGTCGGTTATGGAAATGGACAGCACCATCAAGCAGGTGGAAAGAAATGCCATGGAGACAGCTGCCATCTCCGATGAAGTCCGCAAGGATGCTGAAACCGGCAAGGAAGCCGTTGAGGCTACCATCGAAGGTATTGATGAGATCAAGCGTTCTTCCCGCATTACCTACGAAGTTATTGATACTCTCTCCGGACGGACCACCGATATTGGCGCCATTCTTTCAGTTATCGACGAGGTGGCGGAGCAGACAAATCTTTTGGCCCTGAATGCAGCCATTATTGCTGCGCAGGCTGGGGAGCACGGCAAGGGGTTTGCCGTGGTGGCCGACGAGATAAAAGAACTTGCCGAACGTACCAGCAGTTCCACCAGGGAAATTGCCATGGTCATCAAAGCCGTGCAGGATGAGACTCACCGGGCGGTAAAGGCAATGGAGCAGGCTGAAAAGAGCATTGCCGACGGCGAGCTCCTGTCACGGAAATCCGGTGAAGCGTTGAACAAGATCGTAACCGGGGTGCAGAAAGCAACCGAACAGGTGGATGAGATAGCCCGCGCCACTGTCGAGCAGGCAAAGGGCAGCCAGATGATCCGCGAAGCAATGGAGCAGGTGTCCGAGATGGTGGAGCAGATTGCCAAGGCCACTCGCGAGCAGGGGCAGGGAAGCGAATTGATTATGACCGCCGTGGAAAAAATGAAGGCACTCACCGGACAGGTCAGGTCTTCTACCCGGGAGCAGAGCAAAGTCGGCAGCTTCATTGCCAAATCAACGGAAAACATAACCGACATGATTCAGCAGATAAAACGCGCCTGTGATGAACAGAACCGGGGCAGCGAGCAGATCGTTGTCGCCGTCGAGGACATTCAGCAGTCGACCCATATCAACCTGGAGGCCACCGGTGCCATGAACGAAGCGGTTTCGGGCCTTTTCCGCCAGATCGAAGTCCTGCGCAAGGAGATGGACATGTTCAAGGTGGACGAGGAAGAAGTTACTGAACTTGAGGAAACGGCATAA
- the trpA gene encoding tryptophan synthase subunit alpha, with the protein MGRIDNTFAKLAKNKKKALVTFITAGDPDLETTESLIIDLEKAGADLIELGVPFSDPMADGPTIQLSSERALAAGTTLPKILATVKSVRRKTQIPIILMGYYNPIFLHGVERFVSDAVAAGVDGVLLVDLPPEEAGEFKAIADRSGLAVIFLLTPTSDEERIRKVAHLGSGFIYYVSVTGVTGARSSVAENVFSDVQKIRKRVTLPVVVGFGISDPAQAGSIASVADGVVVGSALVRQFEQFSGKELHTKLSTMVSALKAGIAA; encoded by the coding sequence ATGGGCAGAATTGACAATACTTTTGCCAAGCTGGCAAAAAACAAAAAAAAGGCGCTGGTAACTTTTATTACCGCCGGTGATCCGGACCTTGAAACAACCGAATCACTGATCATCGATCTGGAGAAAGCAGGTGCCGACCTGATAGAACTGGGGGTTCCATTTTCGGATCCCATGGCTGACGGTCCCACCATACAACTGTCTTCGGAGCGTGCTTTGGCAGCCGGTACCACTTTGCCAAAAATTTTAGCCACAGTAAAATCGGTACGCAGAAAGACCCAGATACCTATCATTCTGATGGGCTATTACAATCCGATTTTTCTTCACGGCGTAGAGCGATTTGTTTCTGATGCCGTTGCTGCCGGTGTGGACGGGGTTCTGCTGGTAGACCTGCCGCCGGAGGAAGCCGGGGAATTCAAGGCCATTGCCGACAGGAGCGGATTGGCGGTTATCTTTCTCCTGACTCCAACTTCCGATGAGGAACGAATCAGGAAAGTGGCGCACCTGGGAAGTGGTTTCATCTACTACGTCTCGGTTACGGGTGTTACCGGCGCCAGGTCAAGCGTAGCCGAAAATGTGTTTTCCGACGTGCAAAAGATCAGGAAACGGGTGACTCTGCCTGTGGTTGTCGGATTCGGCATTTCCGACCCGGCTCAGGCCGGCAGCATAGCCTCGGTCGCCGACGGAGTCGTTGTCGGCAGTGCCCTTGTCAGGCAGTTCGAACAGTTCAGCGGCAAAGAGCTCCACACGAAGTTATCAACCATGGTTTCAGCCCTCAAGGCAGGCATTGCAGCGTGA
- the accD gene encoding acetyl-CoA carboxylase, carboxyltransferase subunit beta — MGLFSKRNGVQATTEKKRVRVPEGLWTKCQSCGEVIISKDIESNLNVCPKCNFHFRISARKRLAILLDEGSFVEHDANIVSVDCLNFKDSKSYQERINAAVAKGGSKDAIICGEGKIEGTPLQVAVFDFSFMGGSMGSVVGEKITRAIERGIEKHTPVIIISASGGARMQESILSLMQMAKTSAALAKLKEKGLPFISILTDPTTGGVTASFAMLGDINMSEPKALIGFAGPRVIEQTIRQKLPAGFQRAEYLLDHGMVDIIVERREMRQKLSQMLKMLYRQ, encoded by the coding sequence ATGGGCTTGTTCAGTAAACGTAACGGCGTTCAGGCGACTACCGAAAAAAAGAGGGTTCGCGTTCCGGAAGGGCTCTGGACGAAATGCCAGAGTTGCGGCGAAGTCATCATATCCAAGGATATCGAGAGCAATCTCAATGTCTGCCCAAAATGCAATTTTCATTTCCGCATTTCGGCACGGAAAAGACTTGCCATTCTTCTCGATGAAGGGAGTTTCGTCGAGCATGATGCAAATATTGTGTCGGTGGACTGCCTCAACTTCAAGGATTCGAAAAGCTACCAGGAACGTATCAATGCAGCCGTTGCCAAAGGGGGCTCCAAGGACGCCATCATCTGCGGCGAAGGAAAGATTGAAGGAACGCCGCTGCAGGTTGCCGTCTTCGATTTCTCCTTCATGGGGGGCAGCATGGGGAGCGTGGTCGGCGAAAAGATAACCCGAGCCATCGAACGGGGTATCGAAAAACATACCCCGGTGATAATCATCTCTGCATCGGGAGGGGCGAGGATGCAGGAGAGTATCCTGTCGCTGATGCAGATGGCCAAAACCTCTGCGGCACTGGCCAAACTGAAGGAGAAGGGACTCCCTTTTATTTCCATCCTCACCGATCCCACCACCGGCGGTGTAACTGCAAGCTTCGCCATGCTCGGAGACATCAACATGTCCGAGCCCAAGGCACTCATCGGTTTTGCCGGTCCTCGAGTCATCGAACAGACCATCCGTCAGAAACTGCCAGCCGGTTTCCAGCGGGCTGAGTACCTCCTTGACCACGGCATGGTCGATATCATTGTCGAGCGCAGGGAGATGCGCCAGAAACTCTCCCAGATGCTGAAGATGTTGTACCGGCAATAA
- a CDS encoding bifunctional folylpolyglutamate synthase/dihydrofolate synthase yields the protein MTYQEILNHIYSLGRFGIRPGLDRITALLQALDNPQSTFKSVHVAGTNGKGSTSCFMASMLAEGGYRVGLFTSPHLISFTERIRINGMEIFEEDVVRLGQRVLSAAPAETTFFEMVTAMACLHFAEQKVDLAVMEAGMGGSFDATNALDGILSVITPISIDHSEYLGSSIAAIAREKAGIIKAGRPVVISSQEPDARGELEMRCRELDSPLYCCGRDFDAEWLENGLSYKGGAISLAGLRPGLCGSYQKFNAAVALAAVEALGQAGFSMAMTAMSAGIEVAKWPGRMEMLNTSPRILLDGAHNPAGSAALAGALSEIPRRRLLLIVGVMGDKDLGGILGPILPFADEVFAVAPLLPRALPAAELAEFCRRQGLMAHDAGSVTAGLAAARSRAGADDLILVCGSLFTVGEARATLFSRQYEPFRG from the coding sequence ATGACCTATCAGGAGATTCTCAACCACATATACAGCCTTGGCCGTTTCGGTATCAGGCCGGGTTTAGACCGAATAACCGCCCTGCTGCAAGCCCTGGATAATCCCCAGTCGACCTTCAAATCCGTTCACGTGGCCGGTACCAACGGCAAAGGCTCCACCTCGTGTTTTATGGCATCCATGCTTGCTGAGGGAGGCTATCGCGTCGGGCTTTTTACCTCACCGCATCTGATCAGCTTCACCGAGAGAATCCGCATCAACGGCATGGAAATTTTCGAAGAGGACGTGGTCAGGCTGGGGCAGAGGGTGCTGTCGGCAGCACCGGCGGAAACGACGTTTTTTGAAATGGTCACTGCCATGGCCTGTCTCCATTTTGCCGAACAGAAGGTGGATTTGGCTGTCATGGAAGCAGGCATGGGGGGAAGCTTTGATGCCACCAACGCCCTTGACGGCATTCTCTCGGTCATTACTCCTATCTCTATTGACCACAGCGAATATCTGGGGTCATCCATTGCTGCCATTGCCAGAGAGAAAGCGGGCATCATCAAGGCGGGGCGACCGGTGGTCATTTCCTCCCAAGAGCCTGACGCAAGGGGGGAACTGGAAATGCGTTGCCGTGAACTGGACAGCCCCCTCTATTGCTGTGGCAGAGACTTTGACGCGGAGTGGCTGGAAAACGGCCTTTCCTACAAAGGGGGGGCCATTTCACTGGCAGGCCTCAGGCCGGGACTTTGCGGCAGCTATCAGAAATTCAATGCTGCTGTAGCTCTGGCCGCAGTGGAGGCCCTTGGCCAGGCGGGATTTTCCATGGCAATGACTGCCATGTCTGCCGGGATCGAAGTGGCAAAGTGGCCGGGCCGGATGGAGATGCTAAACACTTCACCTCGCATACTCCTTGACGGAGCCCACAACCCGGCCGGAAGCGCGGCACTGGCTGGTGCCCTGTCTGAAATCCCACGCAGGCGGCTGCTGCTGATCGTTGGCGTTATGGGGGACAAGGATCTGGGGGGCATTCTCGGACCTATCCTGCCTTTCGCCGATGAGGTCTTTGCCGTAGCACCTTTGTTGCCGCGGGCTCTCCCAGCGGCGGAACTTGCAGAATTCTGCCGTCGACAAGGGCTGATGGCCCATGATGCGGGGAGCGTGACGGCTGGATTGGCTGCTGCCCGGAGTCGGGCCGGGGCCGATGACCTGATCCTTGTCTGCGGGTCCCTCTTCACGGTGGGGGAGGCAAGAGCCACCCTTTTTTCCCGGCAATACGAGCCGTTCCGCGGTTGA